Proteins from one Salmonella bongori NCTC 12419 genomic window:
- the dgcN gene encoding diguanylate cyclase DgcN, with amino-acid sequence MNKERSLSRPTFKRTLRRISIISVLLTMTLIWLVICIASVLTLKQYAQKNLDLTAATMTHSLEAALVFSDNAAVADTLATLGRQGQFAAAEVRNKNGHIIASWRYNAQAADDKFIGLISQWLFPLPVSQPIWHNGRAIGEVQLVARDSLIGHFIWLSLAVLTGCILLASAIALLLTRYLHNGVVDALQNITEVVHDARINRNFSRRVPDEPIEEFHLFAQDFNSLLDEMEEWQLHLQAKNAQLLRTALHDPLTGLANRAAFRNCINALMKDSSARSSSALLFLDGDNFKYINDTWGHPAGDRVLMDIAKRLVEFGGNRYQTYRLGGDEFAMVLYDVHSKYEVQRICAALSQEFNRPFELHNGKQVKMTLSIGFALAWEHTSTEKLQELADRNMYQAKHRRTKRLLK; translated from the coding sequence ATGAATAAGGAACGTTCTCTATCCAGGCCAACATTTAAGCGCACATTACGGCGAATTAGTATAATCAGCGTATTGCTTACTATGACATTGATCTGGCTAGTCATTTGTATAGCGTCTGTTCTTACACTCAAACAGTATGCGCAAAAAAATCTCGATTTAACCGCCGCTACGATGACCCATAGCCTTGAAGCCGCTCTGGTATTTTCCGATAACGCGGCTGTAGCAGACACGCTGGCTACTTTGGGGCGACAAGGACAGTTTGCGGCAGCAGAAGTCCGCAACAAAAATGGCCACATCATTGCCTCATGGCGTTATAACGCGCAAGCTGCGGATGATAAATTCATTGGTTTAATTAGCCAGTGGCTTTTCCCCTTACCAGTGTCACAACCGATCTGGCACAACGGCAGGGCTATTGGCGAGGTACAGCTTGTCGCCCGTGATAGCCTTATTGGCCATTTTATCTGGCTATCTCTGGCCGTACTGACAGGGTGTATTCTTCTGGCATCCGCTATTGCCTTGCTTCTCACGCGCTATTTGCACAACGGCGTTGTGGATGCGCTGCAAAATATAACTGAAGTCGTACACGACGCTCGCATTAATCGGAATTTTTCACGTCGGGTGCCTGATGAACCTATCGAAGAGTTTCACCTGTTTGCCCAGGATTTCAATAGCCTTCTGGATGAGATGGAAGAATGGCAGCTACATCTCCAGGCCAAAAATGCGCAGCTGCTTCGTACCGCCCTGCACGATCCGCTGACGGGGCTCGCCAATCGAGCAGCGTTTCGCAACTGTATTAACGCGCTGATGAAGGATAGTTCTGCCCGTAGCAGTTCGGCATTGCTGTTTCTGGATGGGGATAACTTTAAATATATTAACGATACCTGGGGGCACCCGGCAGGCGATCGCGTACTTATGGATATTGCCAAAAGATTAGTAGAATTCGGTGGTAATCGTTATCAGACTTACCGACTCGGCGGCGATGAATTTGCCATGGTACTTTACGATGTACATTCAAAGTATGAAGTACAACGTATTTGCGCGGCGTTGTCACAAGAATTCAATCGTCCTTTTGAACTACATAACGGTAAGCAGGTAAAGATGACGCTCAGTATTGGCTTCGCCCTGGCATGGGAGCATACCTCTACTGAGAAGCTTCAGGAACTGGCCGATCGGAATATGTATCAGGCTAAACATCGGCGTACAAAACGTTTGTTAAAATAA
- the tnpA gene encoding IS200/IS605-like element IS200F family transposase, with amino-acid sequence MGDEKSLAHTRWNCKYHIVFAPKYRRQAFYGEKRRAVGSILRKLCEWKNVRILEAECCADHIHMLLEIPPKMSVSGFMGYLKGKSSLMLYEQFGDLKFKYRNREFWCRGYYVDTVGKNTAKIQEYIKHQLEEDKMGEQLSIPYPGSPFTGRK; translated from the coding sequence ATGGGGGACGAAAAGAGCTTAGCGCACACCCGATGGAACTGTAAATATCACATAGTTTTCGCGCCCAAATACCGAAGACAAGCGTTCTATGGAGAGAAGCGTAGGGCAGTAGGCAGCATATTAAGAAAATTGTGTGAATGGAAAAACGTACGAATTCTGGAAGCAGAATGTTGCGCAGATCATATCCACATGCTTCTGGAGATCCCGCCGAAGATGAGTGTGTCGGGCTTCATGGGCTATCTGAAGGGTAAAAGCAGCCTGATGCTGTATGAGCAGTTTGGGGATTTGAAATTCAAATACAGGAACAGGGAGTTCTGGTGCCGCGGATACTACGTTGATACGGTGGGTAAGAACACAGCGAAGATACAGGAATACATAAAGCACCAGCTTGAAGAGGATAAAATGGGAGAGCAGTTATCGATCCCTTATCCGGGTAGCCCGTTTACGGGCCGTAAGTAA
- the rplS gene encoding 50S ribosomal protein L19 produces the protein MSNIIKQLEQEQMKQDVPSFRPGDTVEVKVWVVEGTKKRLQAFEGVVIAIRNRGLHSAFTVRKISNGEGVERVFQTHSPVVDSIAVKRRGAVRKAKLYYLRERTGKAARIKERLN, from the coding sequence ATGAGCAACATTATTAAGCAACTTGAACAAGAGCAGATGAAGCAGGACGTACCTTCCTTCCGTCCGGGCGATACCGTGGAAGTGAAAGTATGGGTTGTTGAAGGTACCAAGAAACGTCTGCAGGCATTCGAGGGCGTGGTTATCGCTATTCGTAACCGCGGTCTGCACTCTGCATTCACTGTTCGTAAAATTTCCAACGGCGAAGGCGTTGAGCGTGTGTTCCAGACTCACTCTCCGGTAGTTGACAGCATTGCTGTTAAACGTCGTGGTGCTGTTCGTAAAGCTAAACTGTACTACCTGCGTGAGCGTACTGGTAAAGCAGCTCGTATTAAAGAGCGTCTTAACTAA
- the trmD gene encoding tRNA (guanosine(37)-N1)-methyltransferase TrmD — MFIGIVSLFPEMFRAITDYGVTGRAVKKGLLNIQSWSPRDFTHDRHRTVDDRPYGGGPGMLMMVQPLRDAIHAAKSAAGEGAKVIYLSPQGRKLDQAGVSELATNQKLILVCGRYEGVDERVIQTEIDEEWSIGDYVLSGGELPAMTLIDSVARFIPGVLGHEASAIEDSFADGLLDCPHYTRPEVLEGMEVPSVLLSGNHAEIRRWRLKQSLGRTWLRRPELLENLALTEEQARLLAEFKTEHARQQHKHDGLV; from the coding sequence GTGTTTATAGGTATCGTTAGCCTTTTTCCAGAAATGTTTCGTGCAATTACCGATTACGGGGTAACTGGCCGGGCAGTAAAAAAAGGCCTGCTGAACATCCAAAGCTGGAGTCCTCGTGACTTCACGCATGACAGGCACCGTACCGTGGACGATCGTCCTTACGGCGGCGGACCGGGGATGTTAATGATGGTACAACCCTTACGGGATGCCATTCATGCAGCAAAAAGCGCGGCGGGTGAAGGCGCAAAGGTGATTTATCTGTCACCTCAGGGACGCAAGCTTGATCAAGCTGGCGTTAGCGAGCTGGCCACCAATCAGAAGCTGATTCTGGTGTGTGGTCGCTATGAAGGCGTAGACGAGCGCGTAATTCAGACCGAGATTGACGAAGAGTGGTCAATTGGCGATTACGTTCTTAGCGGTGGCGAACTCCCGGCAATGACGCTGATTGACTCCGTTGCCCGGTTTATTCCGGGGGTTCTGGGGCATGAGGCATCAGCGATCGAAGACTCGTTTGCCGATGGGTTGCTGGATTGTCCGCACTATACGCGCCCTGAAGTGTTGGAAGGGATGGAGGTACCGTCGGTATTGCTGTCGGGAAACCATGCCGAGATACGTCGCTGGCGTTTGAAACAGTCGCTGGGCCGAACCTGGCTTAGAAGACCTGAACTTCTGGAAAACCTGGCTCTGACTGAAGAGCAAGCAAGGTTGCTGGCGGAGTTCAAAACGGAACACGCGCGACAGCAACATAAACATGATGGGTTGGTCTGA
- the rimM gene encoding ribosome maturation factor RimM (Essential for efficient processing of 16S rRNA): protein MSKQLTAQVPAEPVVLGKMGSSYGIRGWLRVFSSTEDAESIFDYQPWFIQRAGQWQQVQLESWKHHNQDLIIKLKGVDDRDAANLLTNCEIVVDSSQLPALEEGDYYWKDLMGCQVVTTEGYDLGKVIDMMETGSNDVLVIKANLKDAFGIKERLVPFLDGQVIKKVDLATRTIEVDWDPGF from the coding sequence ATGAGCAAGCAACTCACCGCACAAGTACCTGCTGAACCGGTTGTACTGGGGAAAATGGGTTCTTCATACGGTATCCGTGGTTGGCTCAGAGTGTTTTCCTCCACTGAAGACGCCGAAAGCATTTTTGACTATCAGCCCTGGTTTATCCAGAGGGCGGGTCAGTGGCAGCAAGTACAGCTGGAAAGCTGGAAGCACCACAATCAGGATCTGATCATCAAGCTCAAGGGCGTTGACGATCGAGATGCCGCGAATCTGCTGACCAATTGCGAAATTGTCGTGGATTCTTCGCAGTTGCCTGCGCTGGAAGAAGGTGACTATTACTGGAAAGACCTGATGGGCTGCCAGGTAGTGACCACAGAAGGCTACGATCTTGGTAAGGTCATCGATATGATGGAAACCGGATCGAATGACGTTCTCGTCATTAAGGCGAACCTGAAAGATGCGTTTGGTATCAAGGAACGTCTTGTGCCGTTCCTCGATGGGCAGGTTATCAAGAAAGTCGATCTCGCTACTCGTACTATCGAAGTAGATTGGGATCCTGGTTTTTAA
- the rpsP gene encoding 30S ribosomal protein S16 produces the protein MVTIRLARHGAKKRPFYQVVVTDSRNARNGRFIERVGFFNPIASEKEEGTRLDLDRIAHWVGQGATISDRVAALIKEAKKAA, from the coding sequence ATGGTAACTATTCGTTTAGCTCGTCACGGCGCTAAAAAGCGTCCGTTCTACCAGGTTGTTGTCACCGACAGCCGTAATGCACGTAACGGTCGCTTCATTGAGCGCGTTGGTTTCTTCAACCCGATCGCCAGCGAAAAAGAAGAAGGCACTCGCCTGGATCTGGATCGCATCGCTCACTGGGTTGGCCAGGGCGCAACCATTTCTGATCGCGTTGCGGCGCTGATCAAAGAAGCAAAAAAAGCAGCTTAA
- the ffh gene encoding signal recognition particle protein, whose translation MFDNLTDRLSRTLRNISGRGRLTEDNVKETLREVRMALLEADVALPVVREFINRVKEKAVGHEVNKSLTPGQEFVKIVRSELVAAMGEENQTLNLAAQPPAVVLMAGLQGAGKTTSVGKLGKFLREKHKKKVLVVSADVYRPAAIKQLETLAEQVGVDFFPSDVGQKPVDIVNAALKEAKLKFYDVLLVDTAGRLHVDEAMMDEIKQVHASINPVETLFVVDAMTGQDAANTAKAFNEALPLTGVVLTKVDGDARGGAALSIRHITGKPIKFLGVGEKTDALEPFHPDRIASRILGMGDVLSLIEDIESKVDRAQAEKLATKLKKGDGFDLNDFLEQLKQMKNMGGMASLMGKLPGMGQIPDNVKSQMDDKVLVRMEAIINSMTLKERAKPEIIKGSRKRRIAQGCGMQVQDVNRLLKQFDDMQRMMKKMKKGGMAKMMRSMKGMMPPGFPGR comes from the coding sequence ATGTTTGATAATTTAACCGATCGTTTGTCGCGCACGCTGCGCAATATCAGTGGCCGTGGGCGCCTTACTGAAGACAACGTTAAAGAGACGCTGCGCGAAGTGCGCATGGCGCTGCTGGAGGCTGACGTTGCGCTGCCGGTAGTGCGTGAGTTTATCAATCGCGTAAAAGAGAAAGCGGTTGGTCATGAAGTTAACAAGAGCCTGACCCCAGGGCAGGAGTTTGTCAAGATTGTCCGTAGCGAACTGGTTGCGGCGATGGGCGAAGAGAATCAGACTCTGAATCTGGCCGCGCAGCCGCCTGCCGTGGTGTTAATGGCGGGGTTGCAGGGGGCGGGTAAAACCACCAGCGTCGGTAAACTGGGTAAGTTTTTGCGCGAGAAGCACAAGAAAAAAGTGCTGGTCGTTTCTGCCGACGTGTATCGCCCGGCGGCGATTAAACAACTTGAAACGTTGGCTGAGCAGGTTGGCGTCGATTTCTTCCCGTCAGATGTCGGCCAGAAACCCGTTGATATCGTCAACGCTGCTCTGAAAGAAGCGAAGCTCAAATTCTACGACGTGCTGCTGGTGGATACTGCCGGTCGTCTGCACGTTGACGAAGCAATGATGGACGAAATTAAGCAGGTTCATGCGTCCATAAACCCGGTAGAAACGCTGTTTGTGGTCGACGCCATGACCGGCCAGGATGCGGCGAATACTGCGAAGGCGTTTAACGAAGCGCTGCCGTTAACCGGTGTTGTGCTGACCAAAGTTGACGGTGATGCCCGTGGTGGTGCGGCGCTCTCTATTCGTCATATTACCGGCAAACCGATCAAATTCCTTGGCGTCGGTGAGAAGACTGACGCGCTGGAGCCGTTCCATCCCGATCGTATCGCTTCGCGTATTCTCGGTATGGGTGACGTGCTGTCGCTTATCGAAGATATCGAAAGCAAAGTTGATCGCGCGCAGGCTGAAAAACTGGCGACCAAACTGAAGAAGGGGGACGGTTTCGACCTGAACGACTTCCTCGAACAGCTCAAACAGATGAAAAATATGGGCGGCATGGCGAGCCTGATGGGCAAGCTGCCGGGCATGGGCCAGATTCCGGACAACGTCAAATCGCAGATGGACGATAAAGTGCTGGTGCGCATGGAAGCGATCATCAACTCGATGACGCTGAAAGAGCGCGCGAAGCCGGAAATTATCAAAGGTTCTCGCAAGCGTCGTATCGCCCAGGGCTGTGGTATGCAGGTGCAGGACGTAAACCGCCTTCTGAAACAGTTCGATGACATGCAGCGCATGATGAAGAAAATGAAGAAAGGTGGGATGGCGAAGATGATGAGAAGTATGAAGGGGATGATGCCGCCTGGTTTTCCAGGCCGCTAA
- a CDS encoding cytochrome C assembly family protein, whose product MPVFALLALVAYSFSLALIVPGLLQKNSGWRRMAILSAVIALVCHAVALESRILPGGDSGQNLSLLNVGSLVSLMICTVMTIVASRNRGWLLLPIVYAFALINLAFATFMPNEYITHLEATPGMMVHIGLSLFSYATLIIAALYALQLAWIDYQLKNKKLAFSNEMPPLMSIERKMFHITQIGVVLLTLTLCTGLFYMHNLFSMENIDKAVLSIVAWFVYIVLLWGHYHEGWRGRRVVWFNVAGAGILTLAYFGSRILQQLLS is encoded by the coding sequence ATGCCCGTTTTTGCTTTACTTGCCCTTGTCGCCTACTCCTTCAGCCTCGCGCTGATCGTTCCCGGACTGTTGCAAAAAAACAGCGGCTGGCGGCGTATGGCTATCCTTTCTGCAGTTATCGCGCTGGTGTGCCACGCTGTCGCTCTGGAATCGCGTATTCTGCCCGGCGGCGACAGTGGACAAAACCTCAGCCTGCTGAACGTCGGTTCGTTGGTCAGCCTGATGATCTGCACGGTGATGACTATTGTCGCTTCACGTAACCGCGGCTGGCTACTTCTGCCTATCGTCTACGCCTTCGCGTTGATTAACCTGGCCTTCGCCACGTTTATGCCTAATGAATACATTACGCATCTGGAAGCGACGCCGGGCATGATGGTGCATATCGGGCTGTCGCTTTTCTCTTACGCGACGCTGATAATCGCCGCTCTGTATGCGCTGCAACTAGCGTGGATCGACTATCAATTGAAAAATAAAAAGCTGGCATTCAGTAATGAGATGCCGCCATTGATGAGCATCGAGCGTAAAATGTTCCATATTACGCAGATTGGCGTCGTACTGCTGACCCTTACCCTGTGTACCGGTCTGTTTTACATGCATAATCTGTTCAGCATGGAAAATATCGATAAAGCAGTGCTCTCTATCGTGGCATGGTTTGTCTATATTGTTCTGCTGTGGGGACATTATCACGAGGGCTGGCGCGGACGTCGGGTCGTGTGGTTTAACGTCGCGGGCGCGGGTATTCTGACGCTGGCCTACTTTGGTAGCCGCATACTGCAACAATTATTAAGTTAA